A portion of the Granulosicoccus antarcticus IMCC3135 genome contains these proteins:
- a CDS encoding thiol:disulfide interchange protein DsbA/DsbL, translating to MLFSRRGFLSATIKTTLAASVGSAGAIGLVGTAAAAGGYDLINPPQNTSTPDQVEVIEFFWLGCPHCYSFEPSISAWEESKPDNVAFIREAPPLNPSWEQHSRAFYAAQLMGHEEVFVKAMFNAIHEERKNMRNPEVIAELAATLGMDKDKFRKTMDSFGVQTKLNRSMQLAKAAGLSGVPSVVINGKYLTGASLAGGNDGIINVINETIAIEKQTMGLE from the coding sequence ATGCTTTTCTCTCGACGCGGCTTTCTATCAGCTACGATCAAAACAACTCTTGCTGCCTCAGTCGGTAGTGCAGGTGCTATCGGCCTTGTCGGTACCGCTGCTGCTGCTGGTGGTTATGACCTGATCAACCCACCACAGAACACCTCTACGCCTGACCAGGTTGAGGTCATCGAATTCTTCTGGCTTGGCTGCCCTCACTGCTATTCATTCGAACCCAGCATTTCTGCCTGGGAAGAGAGCAAGCCGGACAATGTAGCCTTTATCCGAGAGGCACCGCCTCTGAACCCTTCATGGGAACAACATTCTCGTGCTTTCTATGCAGCGCAGCTGATGGGGCATGAAGAAGTATTCGTCAAAGCCATGTTCAATGCCATTCACGAAGAACGAAAGAACATGAGAAACCCTGAAGTCATTGCCGAACTGGCAGCGACACTAGGCATGGATAAAGATAAATTCCGGAAGACCATGGATTCCTTTGGTGTACAAACCAAGCTGAATCGCTCCATGCAACTGGCAAAAGCGGCAGGCCTGAGTGGCGTACCTTCTGTTGTCATCAACGGCAAATATCTGACAGGTGCAAGCCTGGCGGGTGGCAATGACGGCATCATCAACGTCATCAATGAAACCATTGCCATCGAAAAACAAACGATGGGTCTGGAATAG
- a CDS encoding branched-chain amino acid ABC transporter permease, whose product MDALILQLLNGLDKGGAYALIALGLTLVFGTLGVVNFAHGAIFMLGAFCAVTVRKVLTLSTKVRDESVTLFEAYKEVPILEAKFPVIGGVIVDYSVPLSIIIAIPIMLFLGLVMERGLIRHFYKRPHADQILVTFGLAIICQEVVRHYFGANPIPQAAPAIVAGSANIGAFFGLGDNIVYPWWRLIYLLFSALVIGAVFAFLQFTTFGMVVRAGMQDREMVGLLGIDIQRRFTIVFGMATVVAGLAGVMYTPILPPDYHMGMDFLVLSFVVVVVGGMGSLGGAVLAGFLLGILQSFASMNEIKSIVPGIDQIIIYLVAVIVLLVRPRGLMGRKGVMED is encoded by the coding sequence TTGGACGCACTGATTCTTCAACTTCTCAACGGTCTGGACAAAGGCGGGGCCTACGCGCTGATTGCCCTGGGCCTGACCCTGGTGTTCGGTACGCTGGGCGTCGTCAACTTTGCCCATGGGGCCATTTTCATGCTGGGTGCATTCTGCGCGGTTACCGTGCGCAAGGTGCTAACCCTATCAACCAAGGTTCGAGACGAGAGTGTCACCTTGTTTGAAGCCTACAAGGAGGTGCCGATTCTGGAGGCCAAGTTTCCAGTCATTGGTGGCGTCATTGTTGATTATTCGGTGCCCCTGTCCATCATCATCGCCATACCGATCATGTTGTTCCTCGGTTTGGTCATGGAGAGAGGTCTGATACGACATTTCTACAAGCGTCCGCATGCTGATCAGATTCTGGTGACCTTCGGGCTGGCCATCATCTGCCAGGAAGTCGTCCGGCATTACTTCGGTGCCAACCCCATACCGCAGGCGGCACCGGCTATCGTTGCCGGCAGTGCCAATATTGGAGCGTTCTTTGGTCTGGGCGACAACATCGTCTACCCCTGGTGGCGTCTGATCTACCTGCTGTTTTCAGCCCTTGTCATTGGTGCCGTCTTTGCTTTTCTGCAGTTCACAACCTTTGGCATGGTGGTCCGCGCTGGCATGCAGGATCGTGAAATGGTGGGTCTGCTGGGTATCGACATACAGCGACGCTTTACCATCGTGTTCGGTATGGCAACGGTTGTGGCGGGGCTGGCAGGGGTTATGTACACGCCGATACTTCCGCCGGATTACCACATGGGGATGGATTTTCTGGTGCTCTCCTTCGTGGTCGTCGTCGTCGGTGGTATGGGTTCCCTGGGCGGGGCTGTGCTAGCCGGGTTCCTGCTTGGCATATTGCAATCGTTTGCCTCCATGAACGAGATCAAGAGCATCGTTCCGGGTATTGATCAGATCATCATCTATCTTGTTGCCGTTATCGTCCTGCTGGTTCGTCCGCGCGGGTTGATGGGTCGCAAGGGTGTGATGGAAGACTAG
- a CDS encoding c-type cytochrome, producing MKIWALAAALAFAWLASPASAAGDPATGKEKSAVCSACHGADGKAIMPAYPNLAGQHASYISKQLTAYRDGDRVNALMSGQATNLTDEDIEDLAAYYASMTKHEGVASEEDDLALGRDIYRGGITAAGVAACSACHGPAGEGNPGASWPVVSGQNAEYAADQLKYFRSGERANDPNSMMRGIAKRMTDAEITAVTNYITGLHAAP from the coding sequence ATGAAAATTTGGGCCCTCGCAGCCGCACTTGCCTTTGCCTGGTTAGCAAGTCCTGCTTCCGCCGCTGGCGATCCAGCGACTGGTAAAGAAAAATCAGCTGTTTGTTCAGCTTGTCACGGTGCTGACGGTAAGGCGATTATGCCTGCCTATCCGAACCTGGCAGGCCAGCATGCCTCATATATCTCCAAACAATTAACTGCGTATCGTGATGGAGATCGAGTCAATGCACTAATGTCAGGTCAGGCAACCAATCTTACTGATGAAGATATCGAAGATCTTGCTGCCTACTATGCCAGCATGACCAAGCATGAAGGCGTTGCATCTGAAGAAGATGATCTTGCTCTGGGCCGCGATATCTATCGTGGAGGCATCACAGCAGCAGGTGTTGCAGCCTGTAGCGCATGTCATGGTCCTGCAGGAGAAGGCAACCCAGGCGCCAGCTGGCCAGTCGTTTCAGGCCAAAATGCCGAATATGCAGCCGATCAGCTGAAATATTTCCGCTCCGGCGAACGTGCTAACGATCCTAATTCGATGATGCGTGGCATTGCCAAGCGAATGACCGATGCAGAAATCACAGCCGTCACGAACTATATCACCGGTCTGCACGCAGCACCCTGA
- a CDS encoding ABC transporter ATP-binding protein — MENTVLHVADVHKSFAGLHALSDIDLSVKEGETHAIIGPNGAGKSTLLNVCIGRLRPDSGQVIFDGANLTGKHPHEINQLGVVRVFQTPEIFPELSLLENVMIPILAKRDGAFKLSWFRRFSGEKTVRSKAEDMLEDLGLGALTKVDASSLSRGDKRRLELAMGLAQEPRLLLLDEPTAGMARHDTNATIDLLKRIKAQGMTKVIIEHDMHVVFSLADRISVLAGGKIICQGTPEEVKADPRVKEAYLGEEQV; from the coding sequence ATGGAAAATACAGTTTTGCACGTCGCTGACGTGCACAAGAGCTTTGCTGGTCTGCATGCCCTGAGCGATATTGACTTGAGTGTCAAAGAAGGCGAAACGCACGCCATCATCGGGCCCAATGGTGCAGGCAAATCCACTTTGTTGAATGTGTGTATCGGTCGGCTTCGGCCAGATTCGGGCCAGGTCATCTTTGATGGTGCCAACCTGACGGGCAAGCATCCGCATGAGATCAACCAGCTGGGTGTGGTACGGGTTTTTCAGACACCGGAGATATTCCCAGAGTTGAGTTTGCTTGAAAATGTCATGATTCCCATTCTGGCGAAGCGCGATGGTGCCTTTAAGCTAAGTTGGTTCAGGCGGTTTTCTGGTGAGAAAACGGTGCGCAGTAAAGCCGAAGATATGCTTGAAGATCTGGGCTTGGGGGCTTTGACCAAGGTTGATGCCAGCAGCCTGTCAAGGGGTGACAAACGCAGGCTCGAGCTTGCCATGGGGCTCGCACAGGAACCTCGGCTGTTATTGCTGGATGAGCCAACGGCGGGTATGGCCCGGCATGACACCAATGCCACGATCGACTTGCTGAAACGCATCAAGGCACAAGGCATGACAAAAGTCATTATCGAGCACGATATGCACGTCGTATTCAGTCTGGCTGATCGAATATCGGTGCTCGCGGGTGGAAAAATAATTTGCCAGGGTACCCCTGAGGAGGTCAAGGCCGACCCACGAGTCAAGGAAGCCTATCTGGGCGAGGAGCAAGTATAA
- a CDS encoding substrate-binding protein, with protein MSKKNTTGSWSRRSVLKASAASAAITGAPLFFSRHAYGAEFLNNPGDKGSVTLGFNVPQSGAYADEGADELRAYKLAVKHLNGEGDGGMMNTMQPSALKGNGILGKKVEYVTGDTQTKSDAARASAKRMIEKDGVVMVTGGSSSGVAVAVQGLCQDAGIIFMAGLTHSNDTTGKDKKANGFRHFFNAYMSGAALGPVLEKTYGNDRTTYHLTADYTWGWTQEESIVASTEAIGWTTGAKVMTPVGAGDFSQYITPILNSGADTLILNHYGKDMINSLTQAIQFGLKDRQVNGKDFQIVVPLYSRLMAQGAGENVKGIYGSTNWHWSLSDAGSQAFVKSFGQEYGFPPSQAAHTCYVQTLLYADACERAGTFEPCQVVAALEGHKFDGLGNGPTEYRAGDHQCFKDVLVVKGKENPSSQFDLLEVVEVTPRAQVEYPVDHPMFAGGDLGVCNNGV; from the coding sequence ATGAGCAAGAAAAATACGACAGGAAGCTGGTCCCGCCGGTCAGTGCTGAAAGCCAGCGCAGCCTCGGCTGCCATAACCGGAGCGCCGTTGTTCTTCTCACGGCATGCTTACGGTGCAGAGTTTCTGAATAACCCCGGTGACAAGGGCAGTGTGACACTCGGTTTCAATGTCCCACAGTCCGGTGCCTATGCTGACGAAGGTGCCGACGAGCTGCGCGCCTACAAACTTGCCGTCAAACACCTCAATGGTGAAGGCGATGGCGGCATGATGAACACCATGCAGCCCAGTGCGTTGAAGGGCAACGGTATTCTGGGCAAGAAAGTCGAATACGTAACGGGTGATACGCAAACCAAATCCGATGCAGCGCGTGCTTCTGCCAAGCGCATGATCGAAAAGGATGGCGTGGTCATGGTAACCGGTGGCTCCTCTTCAGGTGTTGCGGTCGCGGTTCAGGGGCTTTGCCAGGATGCCGGCATTATTTTCATGGCAGGTCTGACTCACTCCAATGACACGACGGGCAAGGACAAGAAAGCCAATGGCTTTCGTCACTTCTTCAACGCCTATATGTCAGGCGCGGCTCTGGGGCCTGTTTTGGAGAAAACCTATGGCAATGACAGAACAACTTATCACCTGACAGCAGATTACACCTGGGGTTGGACGCAGGAAGAATCGATTGTGGCATCAACCGAGGCAATTGGCTGGACTACCGGTGCCAAGGTCATGACGCCTGTGGGCGCGGGTGACTTCAGTCAGTACATCACGCCAATTCTGAATTCTGGCGCTGACACGCTGATTCTCAATCACTACGGCAAGGATATGATCAACTCCCTGACGCAAGCTATTCAGTTCGGCTTGAAAGACCGGCAGGTCAATGGGAAGGACTTCCAGATTGTGGTACCGCTTTACTCACGTCTGATGGCTCAAGGGGCGGGTGAAAACGTCAAAGGTATCTACGGTTCAACCAACTGGCACTGGTCATTGTCGGATGCCGGCAGTCAGGCCTTCGTCAAGTCGTTTGGTCAGGAGTATGGATTCCCGCCTTCGCAGGCGGCCCACACCTGCTACGTTCAGACACTTCTGTATGCAGATGCCTGTGAACGTGCCGGAACCTTCGAGCCGTGCCAGGTAGTCGCTGCACTGGAAGGTCACAAATTCGACGGGCTGGGTAATGGTCCAACCGAATATCGTGCCGGTGATCATCAGTGCTTCAAAGATGTCCTGGTAGTGAAAGGCAAGGAAAACCCATCCTCGCAGTTTGATTTGCTGGAAGTTGTGGAAGTGACTCCACGTGCGCAGGTGGAATATCCAGTCGATCACCCGATGTTTGCGGGTGGTGACCTGGGCGTCTGTAATAACGGGGTCTGA
- the hisC gene encoding histidinol-phosphate transaminase, giving the protein MTNFWTETVKRLTPYVPGEQRSGAHITKLNTNENPYPPAPEVLQAIRGVEGDQLRRYPDPESVELRTTLAEYHGLSIDEVFVGNGSDEILALAFLAYFTNGKPLQFPDISYSFYPVYCDLYGIEQKLVELEPDYSLSLERFEANLGGIIFPNPNAPTASAVPADAVSRLLEKHTEQVLLVDEAYADFGGESVVGLIRQYPNLLVSHTFSKGRSLAGMRLGVAFGHPSLIEGLQRVKNSFNSYPVDALAQAAGVASIKAEDYYRQTLTSIMQTRQQAVSDLQNRGFEVLPSAANFVFAKAPDGNAEQVFRKLNDAGVLVRYWNKPRLDQWLRISIGTAAEMQALLSALDA; this is encoded by the coding sequence ATGACCAATTTCTGGACCGAGACGGTAAAGCGTCTGACCCCATACGTGCCAGGTGAGCAGCGCAGTGGCGCCCATATCACCAAGCTCAATACCAACGAAAATCCTTATCCGCCAGCACCCGAGGTGCTGCAGGCAATCCGTGGCGTCGAGGGCGATCAGCTACGCCGCTATCCGGACCCTGAAAGTGTGGAGCTACGCACGACACTGGCTGAATACCATGGCCTGAGTATCGATGAAGTCTTTGTCGGCAACGGTTCGGATGAAATCCTGGCACTGGCATTTCTGGCCTACTTCACTAATGGCAAGCCTTTGCAGTTTCCGGATATCAGTTACAGCTTTTACCCGGTGTACTGTGATCTTTACGGTATTGAGCAAAAGCTGGTCGAGCTTGAGCCAGATTACAGTCTGTCGCTGGAACGATTTGAGGCCAATCTGGGCGGTATCATTTTCCCGAACCCGAATGCGCCCACAGCCAGTGCTGTGCCTGCGGATGCGGTCTCTCGACTGTTAGAGAAGCATACCGAGCAGGTGTTACTGGTAGATGAGGCTTATGCTGATTTTGGTGGCGAAAGCGTGGTTGGACTGATTCGGCAGTATCCGAATCTACTGGTCAGTCATACTTTCTCGAAAGGGCGTTCACTGGCGGGTATGCGTCTGGGGGTGGCCTTTGGTCATCCGTCCCTGATCGAGGGGCTGCAGCGGGTCAAGAACTCCTTCAACTCCTACCCGGTGGATGCGTTGGCGCAGGCCGCAGGTGTTGCATCAATCAAGGCTGAAGACTACTACCGCCAGACTCTGACAAGCATCATGCAGACGCGACAGCAGGCTGTGTCAGACTTGCAGAATCGTGGCTTTGAGGTATTGCCAAGTGCTGCCAACTTCGTGTTTGCCAAGGCCCCCGACGGTAATGCTGAGCAGGTATTCAGAAAGCTGAATGATGCCGGTGTGCTGGTTAGGTACTGGAACAAGCCGCGACTGGATCAGTGGTTGCGTATTTCCATCGGAACGGCAGCCGAGATGCAGGCACTTCTGAGCGCTCTTGATGCGTAA
- the yihA gene encoding ribosome biogenesis GTP-binding protein YihA/YsxC → MNSVYFSAQFHSSASDPYYCPESTAEVAFAGRSNAGKSSAINTITRNGKLARTSKTPGRTQLINHFSLDEGKFLVDLPGYGYAKVSKDRQKEWQSAMTRYLISRSSLRGLVLVMDIRHPLTDSDWTLIELQQQGQASLHIILTKADKISKNQASSSLMGVQQALSDAGVDATLQDFSALKKQGVGDAHKVLDSWLYESSLSVE, encoded by the coding sequence ATGAACTCGGTGTACTTTTCGGCACAATTTCACTCCAGTGCGAGCGACCCCTACTACTGTCCCGAGTCGACGGCCGAAGTGGCCTTTGCCGGTCGTTCGAATGCGGGCAAGAGCAGTGCCATTAACACAATCACACGTAACGGTAAGCTGGCCCGGACCAGTAAAACTCCGGGTCGAACGCAGCTGATCAACCATTTTTCGCTGGATGAAGGAAAATTTCTGGTTGATCTGCCGGGCTATGGCTACGCCAAGGTATCCAAAGACCGTCAGAAAGAATGGCAGTCGGCCATGACGCGATACCTGATATCGCGCTCGAGTCTACGCGGCCTGGTACTCGTCATGGACATTCGTCATCCTCTGACAGATAGCGACTGGACTCTGATAGAACTGCAGCAGCAAGGTCAGGCAAGTCTGCACATTATTCTCACTAAAGCGGACAAGATCTCCAAAAATCAGGCCAGCAGCTCCCTGATGGGCGTGCAGCAGGCACTTTCCGATGCAGGCGTCGATGCCACATTGCAGGATTTCTCGGCATTGAAGAAGCAAGGCGTTGGCGATGCTCACAAGGTGCTGGATAGCTGGTTGTACGAGAGTTCTTTAAGCGTCGAATGA
- a CDS encoding metallophosphatase domain-containing protein, with protein sequence MKLVCISDTHGDHEKLDLPSGDVLIHAGDLTGHGSQEETRAFMHWFGKQAFAHKLCIAGNHDAFMEAAPAIVAGFAKECGVQLLNDSGCRIEGVNFWGSPITPRFMHWSFMRDPGAAIESHWNLIPKDTDVLITHGPPLGIMDEVQRSDDEFESTGCPSLLRRVDELEPLLHIFGHIHEGHGRVDHSSTSFLNVSTMNKGYSIEHAPVCVELKLNKSGENV encoded by the coding sequence GTGAAGCTAGTTTGCATCAGTGATACTCATGGTGATCATGAAAAGCTGGATCTGCCGTCTGGAGATGTGTTGATTCATGCTGGAGACCTGACCGGCCATGGCTCTCAGGAAGAGACTCGTGCTTTCATGCACTGGTTCGGAAAACAGGCCTTTGCCCACAAATTGTGTATCGCGGGCAATCATGACGCCTTCATGGAAGCTGCACCGGCAATAGTTGCGGGGTTTGCAAAAGAGTGCGGGGTGCAGTTGCTGAATGATTCGGGTTGCCGGATTGAGGGTGTGAATTTCTGGGGTTCGCCCATCACGCCACGATTCATGCACTGGTCGTTCATGCGTGATCCGGGAGCCGCCATCGAGTCGCACTGGAATCTGATACCAAAGGATACGGATGTGCTGATAACGCACGGCCCACCCTTGGGTATCATGGATGAGGTGCAGCGAAGTGACGATGAGTTCGAAAGTACGGGTTGTCCCTCGCTGTTGAGGCGAGTTGACGAGCTAGAGCCATTGCTGCATATTTTTGGTCATATTCATGAGGGCCATGGGCGTGTGGACCATTCGAGCACGTCTTTTCTCAATGTCAGCACCATGAACAAGGGATACAGCATCGAGCACGCCCCGGTTTGTGTCGAGCTGAAACTCAACAAATCTGGAGAGAATGTATGA
- a CDS encoding IclR family transcriptional regulator — MSDETQTRSPKGSTVTRVLDILDAVADSEHPLSPTDIAAQLSIPKASVHRLCAALEEHGYVTTRLNGRGLQAGHRLNRLALNVLSGAPLQAQRQAILSALSREIGETCNIAVPDGAEMIYFDRAQTHWPVQVNLKIGTRVPMYATAGGKMYLSTLSDARRDRIILNTHMERLTPNTLLSHDDLKEDLIATRERGYSLDNEEYIEGVVAMAMPIKNHQGRLYATLSFHAPCMRLPISAVSDFLPQLRAASEQLSALLDE; from the coding sequence ATGAGTGACGAGACACAAACTCGCAGTCCGAAGGGCTCAACTGTTACGCGTGTTCTGGATATCCTGGATGCGGTAGCGGATTCAGAGCATCCATTGAGCCCGACTGATATTGCCGCGCAGCTGTCCATACCCAAAGCCAGTGTGCATCGTCTGTGCGCGGCACTGGAGGAGCATGGTTACGTGACAACTCGTCTCAATGGGCGTGGTTTGCAGGCGGGGCATCGACTCAACCGACTGGCACTGAATGTATTGTCAGGTGCACCCTTGCAGGCGCAGCGCCAGGCGATTCTTTCGGCGTTGTCACGTGAGATTGGAGAGACTTGCAATATTGCGGTGCCCGACGGTGCTGAAATGATCTATTTTGATCGAGCCCAGACGCACTGGCCGGTGCAAGTCAATCTGAAGATTGGTACTCGGGTTCCCATGTATGCCACGGCGGGAGGCAAGATGTACCTCAGCACTCTTTCGGATGCACGGCGTGACAGAATAATCCTGAATACCCATATGGAACGTCTGACGCCTAATACTCTGTTGAGTCATGATGATCTGAAAGAGGATTTGATTGCCACTCGGGAGCGAGGTTATTCGCTGGATAACGAGGAATACATAGAAGGGGTGGTTGCCATGGCCATGCCGATTAAAAACCACCAGGGCAGACTCTATGCAACCTTGTCATTTCATGCGCCTTGTATGCGACTGCCTATTTCCGCAGTGTCTGATTTTTTGCCCCAGCTGCGTGCTGCTAGCGAGCAGCTGAGTGCCTTGCTCGACGAATGA
- a CDS encoding branched-chain amino acid ABC transporter permease gives MTKISATSDWVLFIVFAAVILSMPVWLAPFGANYPDLMQKFAIFGVFAIGFNILFGLTGYLSFGHAAFLGVGSYTAVWSFKLLTMNVLPAVILSVVVAGIFAFLIGFISLRRSGIYFSILTLAFAQMSYNLAYSVLTPITNGETGLQLSLSDARVLDAMAGVSTGRSLPSTSLFGLKMSGLPGFYFCAVALIIGFFIAMRITRSPFGAMLRGIKSNQTRMSYTGINTRPYLIWAFIISGMYAGLAGALLAVTDPLAGAERMQWTASGEVVLMTILGGAGTLLGPVLGAALIKYFENIFSAFNEGTLNQIFDGLPDALQGIVVDVVSLFVGDGWHLTLGLLFMIVVIFLPGGIMEGMRRIGGLFKRKSVKPDAGTPAPVADKS, from the coding sequence ATGACTAAAATATCAGCAACATCCGACTGGGTTCTTTTCATTGTCTTTGCGGCAGTGATACTGAGCATGCCGGTCTGGCTCGCACCCTTCGGTGCAAACTATCCTGATCTGATGCAGAAGTTTGCCATCTTTGGCGTGTTCGCCATCGGCTTCAACATACTGTTCGGTCTGACAGGATATCTATCCTTTGGTCACGCCGCCTTCCTGGGAGTTGGTTCCTATACCGCCGTGTGGTCATTCAAGCTGTTGACGATGAATGTACTGCCGGCTGTGATATTGAGTGTTGTGGTAGCGGGCATATTTGCATTTCTGATTGGTTTCATCAGTCTGCGCCGCTCCGGCATCTACTTCTCGATACTGACGCTGGCCTTTGCCCAGATGTCCTATAACCTGGCTTATTCGGTGTTGACACCCATAACCAATGGGGAGACAGGCTTGCAATTAAGCCTGAGTGATGCACGTGTTCTCGATGCCATGGCAGGTGTCAGCACGGGCAGGTCATTACCTTCTACCAGTCTGTTTGGTTTGAAGATGAGCGGTTTGCCTGGATTCTATTTCTGCGCGGTTGCATTGATTATCGGCTTCTTCATTGCCATGCGTATTACACGCTCGCCTTTTGGTGCGATGCTGCGAGGCATCAAGTCCAATCAGACTCGGATGTCCTATACCGGGATCAATACCAGGCCCTATCTGATCTGGGCGTTCATCATCTCGGGAATGTATGCCGGACTTGCCGGAGCATTGCTTGCGGTCACCGACCCGCTGGCAGGAGCCGAACGCATGCAGTGGACTGCTTCTGGCGAGGTGGTTCTGATGACGATTCTCGGTGGTGCGGGTACTCTGCTTGGCCCGGTGCTGGGAGCTGCCCTGATCAAGTATTTCGAGAATATATTCTCAGCCTTCAACGAAGGAACCCTGAATCAGATATTCGATGGATTGCCTGATGCATTGCAGGGCATTGTGGTGGATGTTGTCAGCCTGTTTGTTGGTGATGGCTGGCATCTGACGCTGGGCTTGTTGTTCATGATCGTCGTCATCTTCCTGCCAGGCGGCATCATGGAGGGCATGCGTCGAATCGGAGGCCTGTTCAAACGCAAGTCCGTCAAACCCGACGCTGGCACTCCGGCGCCGGTTGCAGATAAATCCTAG
- a CDS encoding ABC transporter ATP-binding protein — MSNATVKPESDKDAYLRVEGLKAYYGDSYIVQDVSFSINEGEIVALLGRNGAGKTSTLRAIARAASPELRSGSIWLNGVGLHEMQDYEAALAGVQLVPEDRRIIPGLTVEENLDIACIAGSSGWSYERIYELFPRLKERRRQEGITLSGGEQQMLAIGRALARDIKLLLLDEPYEGLAPVVRHDIENALIEVKNTGITTILVEQNAVAALRLSDSALILDTGEIVYSGTAAEVLQNEELRHEYLAI, encoded by the coding sequence ATGAGTAATGCAACTGTGAAGCCCGAATCAGATAAGGATGCCTATTTGAGGGTGGAAGGACTCAAGGCTTACTATGGCGACAGCTATATTGTCCAGGACGTATCCTTTTCCATCAATGAGGGTGAGATCGTGGCATTGCTGGGCCGCAATGGTGCTGGCAAAACCTCTACCTTGAGGGCAATCGCCCGCGCCGCCAGTCCTGAATTGCGCAGTGGCAGCATCTGGTTGAACGGCGTCGGACTGCATGAAATGCAAGACTATGAAGCTGCTCTGGCGGGCGTGCAACTGGTACCGGAGGATCGACGCATCATCCCGGGCCTGACGGTCGAAGAGAATCTGGACATTGCTTGTATAGCAGGTTCCAGTGGGTGGAGTTACGAGCGTATTTACGAATTGTTCCCGCGCCTCAAAGAGCGTCGCCGCCAGGAAGGCATTACCTTGTCAGGTGGAGAACAACAAATGCTAGCCATCGGCCGTGCACTGGCTCGCGATATCAAACTGTTATTGCTGGATGAGCCTTACGAAGGGCTTGCTCCAGTGGTTCGTCACGATATCGAGAATGCGCTGATTGAAGTCAAGAATACCGGCATCACAACCATCCTCGTCGAACAGAATGCCGTCGCCGCCCTACGCTTGTCCGACTCCGCCCTGATTCTTGATACCGGTGAAATCGTCTACAGCGGTACCGCTGCCGAAGTCCTCCAGAACGAAGAGCTCCGCCACGAATACCTCGCCATATAG